From a region of the Ficedula albicollis isolate OC2 chromosome 1A, FicAlb1.5, whole genome shotgun sequence genome:
- the GYS2 gene encoding glycogen [starch] synthase, liver, with translation MPLGRSLSMTSLNGLPQCEDEDLPVEDLLLFEISWEVTNKVGGIYTVIQTKAKTTADEWGENYFLIGPYFEQNVKTQVEFSEPPNPAVKKAMDTMKSQGCQVFFGRWLIEGSPYVLLFDIGSAAWNLDKWKGEFWEASNIGIPFHDREANDAVIFGSLTAWFLKELSCQFDDKPNIIAHFHEWQAGVGLILSRSQKLPVATIFTTHATLLGRYLCAASLDFYNNLDQFDIDKEAGERQIYHRYCMERASVHCAHVFTTVSQITATEAEHMLKKSPDVVTPNGLNIKKFSAMHEFQNLHSMYKARIQEFIRGHFYGHLDFDLDKTLFFFIAGRYEFSNKGADMFLEALSRLNFLLRVHKTDVTVIVFFIMPAKTNNFNVETLKGQAVRKQLWDTAQSVKEKFGRKLYNALLRGEIPDLNKILDRDDISIMKRAIFSTQRHSLPPVTTHNMIDDSNDPILNTIRRIGLFNNRTDRVKVILHPEFLSSTSPLLPLDYEEFVRGCHLGVFPSYYEPWGYTPAECTVMGIPSVTTNLSGFGCFMQEHVADPEAYGIYIVDRRFRSPDESCNQLTQFLYGFCQQNRRQRIIQRNRTERLSDLLDWKYLGRYYMHARHLALSRTFPDKFEMERSAPPKTEGFRYPRPSSVPPSPSASQHSSPHHSEAEDEDEEERYDEEEEAERDRQNIKSPFSIGALPQGKKKQHGEYRN, from the exons TGGGAGGCATTTACACCGTGATCCAGACAAAAGCCAAAACCACGGCAGATGAATGGGGTGAAAACTATTTCCTGATTGGCCCCTATTTTGAGCAGAATGTGAAGACTCAGGTGGAATTCTCTGAACCTCCAAACCCTGCAGTTAAGAAGGCAATGGACACCATGAAAAGCCAAGGGTGTCAG GTCTTTTTTGGAAGATGGCTGATAGAGGGCAGCCCATATGTCTTACTGTTTGATATAGGATCAGCAGCTTGGAACCTGGACAAGTGGAAAGGTGAATTTTGGGAAGCCAGCAACATAGGGATCCCTTTTCATGACCGAGAAGCCAACGATGCTGTGATTTTTGGATCATTAACAGCCTGGTTTTTGAAAGAG ctttcctgtCAGTTTGATGACAAGCCCAATATAATTGCCCACTTCCACGAGTGGCAGGCAGGAGTGGGTTTAATCCTGTCTCGATCCCAGAAACTTCCCGTCGCCACAATTTTTACTACCCATGCAACTCTGCTTGGGAGATACTTGTGTGCAGCCAGTCTTGACTTTTACAACAATCTGGACCAG TTTGACATTGACAAGGAGGCTGGAGAGAGGCAGATTTACCATCGGTACTGTATGGAACGGGCATCTGTGCATTGTGCCCATGTGTTCACCACTGTCTCCCAGATCACAGCCACAGAGGCAGAACACATGCTTAAAAAAAGCCCTG atgTTGTCACCCCAAATGGCTTGAACATTAAGAAATTTTCAGCAATGCATGAGTTTCAGAATTTGCATTCCATGTACAAGGCTAGGATCCAAGAGTTCATTCGAGGTCATTTCTATGG ccACCTTGACTTCGATCTTGACAAgaccttgtttttcttcattgctgGGAGATACGAGTTTTCCAACAAAGGAGCTGATATGTTTCTAGAAGCCTTATCAAGATTAAACTTTCTGCTGAGG GTTCACAAGACTGATGTTACAGTTATTGTGTTCTTCATCATGCCAGCGAAGACCAACAATTTCAACGTGGAAACCTTGAAAGGACAAGCAGTCCGAAAGCAGCTCTG GGACACTGCACaatctgtgaaagaaaagtttgGAAGGAAACTCTACAATGCCTTGCTGAG AGGAGAAATCCCAGATTTGAACAAGATTCTTGACCGAGATGACATAAGCATTATGAAAAGAGCCATCTTTTCAACTCAG AGACACTCTCTGCCTCCAGTGACCACCCACAACATGATTGATGACAGCAATGACCCAATCCTGAACACCATCCGGCGCATCGGGCTGTTCAACAACCGCACCGACCGCGTCAAG GTGATCCTACATCCAGAGTTTCTTTCTTCAACGAGCCCCTTGCTGCCCTTGGACTACGAGGAGTTTGTTAGAGGCTGCCACCTTGGTGTGTTCCCATCTTACTATGAGCCCTGGGGCTACACTCCAG CTGAGTGTACTGTGATGGGCATTCCCAGTGTAACCACAAACCTCTCTGGATTCGGCTGTTTCATGCAGGAACATGTTGCTGACCCAGAAGCTTATG GGATCTACATCGTGGACAGGCGGTTCCGCTCGCCGGACGAGTCGTGCAACCAGCTGACCCAGTTCCTGTACGGCTTCTGCCAGCAGAACCGGCGCCAGCGCATCATCCAGAGGAACCGCACCGAGCGCCTCTCCGACCTCCTGGACTGGAAGTACCTGGGCAGG TATTACATGCATGCCAGACACTTGGCCCTCAGCAGAACATTCCCAGATAAATTTGAGATGGAACGAAGTGCTCCACCAAAG ACGGAAGGGTTCAGGTACCCCAGGCCTTCCTCAGTGCCGCCGTCGCCCTCTGCCTCCCAGCATTCCAGCCCCCACCACAGCGAGGCCGAGGACGAAGACGAGGAGGAGAGGTAcgacgaggaggaggaggctgaaagGGACAGGCAGAACATCAAGTCCCCCTTTTCCATTGGAGCCTTGCCACAGGGGAAGAAGAAGCAGCACGGAGAATACAGGAACTGA